From a single Bdellovibrionales bacterium CG10_big_fil_rev_8_21_14_0_10_45_34 genomic region:
- a CDS encoding response regulator, which translates to MFSQNTKFLIVDDFATMRKIIKKVLTELGYNDVTEADDGKTALPLLEQSVKEGRPFEFVISDWNMPGMTGIDLLRSCKSHPELQNVPFMLVTAESEQKNVVEAVRAGVSDYVVKPFNAVTLKAKLENVYKKTQQNAA; encoded by the coding sequence ATGTTCTCGCAAAATACAAAATTTTTGATCGTCGATGACTTCGCAACTATGCGAAAGATCATAAAGAAAGTTTTAACCGAACTCGGCTATAATGATGTCACTGAGGCAGATGATGGCAAAACGGCACTGCCACTTCTCGAGCAATCCGTTAAAGAGGGTCGACCTTTTGAATTCGTCATTAGCGACTGGAATATGCCTGGTATGACCGGTATCGACCTCTTAAGAAGTTGCAAGTCTCATCCTGAACTGCAAAATGTTCCCTTTATGCTAGTTACAGCCGAAAGCGAGCAAAAGAACGTAGTGGAAGCCGTGAGAGCTGGAGTTTCTGACTACGTAGTGAAACCATTTAACGCAGTTACCTTGAAAGCTAAGCTCGAAAACGTTTACAAAAAAACTCAACAAAACGCTGCCTAG
- a CDS encoding DNA mismatch repair protein MutS has translation MKKTTPLMKQYQEIRDQYPGVLLFFRMGDFFELFFEDAIVAAPVMGVTLTYRNKKSGDETPMCGVPHHSVAKPINKLLEHGFRIALCDQLENPSEAKRIVKRGVTRVLSPGMVLDPETLEPSKQSFIATITDAGAGASSCAKTASSIDSGNHQHVNRHAHAAEVEQKVAIEGSRPDKNLHLKSSPSIGSSAQGSSSIGPSAQGSSSIGPSAQGSSSIGPSAQGSSSIGPSAQGSSSIGPSAQGSSSIGPSAQDRYEIAFIESTTGESFWCSASSQSEAIKTVKLFQPVEFLINDSLSPGFLQQMKDAFTNELCMSHPVQAVQAGDHSQGAEARVDVQGLKSLQVSETSQDAKTLSYLQLLRVSENLQDLAENDRGEVSHPNTAFNFEKSPAAWRLLAKYLINSQGGLIAKTLRPPEYRPLSHFAYVSEEVRRHLEIFQTQRAKTDGSLFWAINTTKTSMGARLLRSWLTFPLKDQQEIKKRQQKVAWHKSRFEELKQTREVLAQIGDLPRKFGKISTNSVAPNDIASIAHSLELSIGLLERNNELSSKVFGWDTEDQSKAATGDQLATLFKSKSNTPPRSRSSALLENQSATSHMNESMAVRSRTEEFAGKELSLLKEWISQIQREFKEELPANLSDGGIFKRGVDPKLDEWIELSEDSRTAIAKMEEAERSLTGISSLKIRYNQVFGYYIEITNSHKDKVPNERYLRKQTLVNAERFTTDELNELERRVLSSRTRRVELESSLFYNLRAELLALQNIVNHIADKIAHLDVVSSFAWNSLERSFCTPQVDPLRNIRILSLRHPVLERMISTRFVANDFSLKSEHSVLLTGPNMAGKSTQMKAVALCALLHQVGSDVPASEAKLPVFDSIFTRIGASDSLTDGLSTFMVEMVETANVLKESTASSLVLLDEIGRGTSTYDGLSLASAIFEELTQNVKCQVLFATHYHELTEMMSHFENVHDFHMSVSESSHGIEFTYRLKSGAAGKSYGIEVAKLAGVKNSVVSRAFQILSQLGGSTEGELGSLSVSAADVEKTFEGGLDRHGEYLGSRKLNSEEAYEAQKASGLSKFAEIRSKQVNEKDDARKFRGQGLPVTAMLGASDMSIMREIVETILQLSQIDVNNLSPLAVATEVADLQAKIQLNEIVNGGRCSERMHELMESLQRKGSTSTEGGSHSEASRKSASSEPYQAKLPFFE, from the coding sequence ATGAAAAAAACAACACCGTTGATGAAACAGTATCAAGAAATTCGAGACCAGTATCCGGGCGTACTGCTCTTTTTTCGGATGGGAGATTTCTTCGAGCTTTTCTTCGAAGATGCCATCGTTGCTGCGCCAGTAATGGGCGTCACTCTAACCTACCGCAACAAAAAATCAGGTGATGAAACACCTATGTGCGGAGTACCTCACCATAGTGTCGCTAAACCCATAAATAAACTCTTGGAGCATGGATTTCGTATCGCTCTCTGTGATCAATTAGAAAATCCCTCTGAAGCAAAGCGCATCGTTAAAAGGGGAGTTACAAGAGTTCTTTCGCCAGGAATGGTTCTAGATCCTGAGACCCTTGAGCCAAGCAAACAAAGTTTTATCGCGACCATCACTGATGCCGGAGCCGGAGCTTCCTCTTGCGCTAAGACCGCTTCATCTATTGATTCGGGTAACCACCAACACGTCAACAGACACGCTCATGCGGCTGAAGTCGAACAGAAGGTAGCAATTGAAGGGAGTAGGCCTGATAAAAATCTACACCTTAAGAGTTCACCAAGCATAGGCTCAAGTGCACAAGGTTCGTCTAGCATTGGTCCAAGTGCACAAGGTTCGTCTAGCATTGGTCCAAGCGCACAAGGTTCGTCTAGCATTGGTCCAAGTGCACAAGGTTCGTCTAGCATTGGTCCAAGTGCACAAGGTTCGTCTAGCATTGGTCCAAGTGCACAAGGTTCGTCGAGCATCGGTCCAAGTGCACAAGATAGGTACGAGATTGCCTTTATCGAGTCTACGACGGGGGAGAGCTTTTGGTGTAGTGCCTCATCACAATCAGAAGCCATTAAGACAGTGAAGCTCTTTCAGCCCGTAGAGTTTTTGATCAATGACTCGTTGTCACCGGGCTTTTTGCAGCAAATGAAAGACGCCTTTACCAATGAACTGTGCATGTCACACCCGGTACAGGCAGTGCAAGCGGGGGATCACTCACAAGGTGCGGAAGCTAGAGTAGATGTGCAGGGTTTGAAGTCTTTGCAGGTTTCGGAAACTTCGCAAGATGCGAAAACTTTGAGCTATTTGCAGTTACTGCGTGTTTCAGAAAATTTGCAGGATTTGGCAGAAAATGACAGAGGCGAAGTGAGTCATCCCAACACGGCTTTCAATTTTGAGAAGTCTCCCGCGGCATGGCGGCTTCTGGCAAAGTATCTTATCAATTCGCAAGGCGGCCTAATAGCCAAAACTTTGCGACCTCCTGAGTACCGTCCACTGAGTCACTTTGCCTATGTTTCGGAGGAAGTTCGCAGACATCTCGAAATTTTTCAAACCCAAAGGGCGAAAACTGATGGAAGTCTGTTTTGGGCCATTAACACTACTAAGACTTCTATGGGCGCAAGACTGCTGAGGAGTTGGTTGACCTTTCCCCTCAAAGATCAGCAAGAAATAAAGAAAAGGCAGCAAAAAGTCGCATGGCACAAAAGCCGTTTTGAAGAACTCAAGCAAACACGAGAGGTGCTCGCGCAGATCGGAGATCTTCCGCGAAAGTTTGGCAAGATCTCAACAAACTCAGTAGCTCCAAATGATATTGCTAGCATAGCCCATTCACTGGAGCTGAGTATTGGGCTTCTCGAGCGAAACAATGAACTCTCTAGCAAGGTTTTTGGATGGGACACAGAGGATCAATCGAAGGCGGCGACAGGAGATCAACTTGCGACACTCTTCAAAAGTAAATCGAACACACCGCCAAGAAGTCGTTCGTCTGCACTGTTAGAAAATCAGTCGGCAACGTCGCACATGAATGAATCAATGGCAGTGCGCAGCCGCACTGAAGAATTTGCTGGCAAAGAGTTGTCGCTTTTGAAGGAGTGGATCTCTCAGATTCAGCGTGAGTTTAAAGAAGAGTTGCCGGCAAACCTTTCGGACGGCGGAATCTTTAAACGAGGGGTTGACCCGAAGTTAGATGAATGGATCGAACTTTCAGAAGACAGTCGCACTGCAATTGCAAAAATGGAAGAGGCAGAGCGAAGTTTGACAGGGATTTCGTCTTTGAAGATTCGGTACAATCAAGTTTTTGGCTATTACATTGAGATCACTAACTCTCACAAAGACAAAGTTCCAAACGAGAGGTACTTGCGCAAACAAACACTTGTTAATGCCGAGAGGTTCACAACCGATGAACTCAATGAGCTAGAGCGAAGAGTTCTTTCGAGCCGAACCCGCAGGGTAGAGCTTGAATCCAGCCTATTTTACAACTTGCGAGCCGAGTTATTGGCGCTTCAAAATATCGTCAATCACATTGCTGATAAGATCGCTCATCTCGATGTTGTTTCGAGTTTTGCTTGGAACTCTCTGGAAAGAAGTTTTTGTACGCCACAAGTCGACCCACTTCGTAACATAAGAATTCTTTCATTGAGGCATCCGGTGCTTGAAAGAATGATATCCACAAGGTTCGTCGCCAACGACTTTTCTTTAAAATCGGAGCACTCGGTTTTGCTGACAGGTCCGAATATGGCCGGTAAGAGCACACAGATGAAAGCAGTAGCTCTTTGCGCACTCCTTCATCAAGTGGGTTCGGACGTGCCAGCTAGTGAGGCAAAGCTGCCGGTATTTGATTCGATATTTACCCGGATCGGCGCGAGCGACTCACTCACTGATGGGCTTTCAACCTTCATGGTAGAAATGGTCGAGACGGCGAATGTACTTAAAGAGTCTACTGCAAGTTCTCTTGTTCTTCTTGATGAGATCGGAAGAGGCACCAGTACTTATGATGGTCTCAGTTTGGCGTCGGCTATATTTGAAGAGCTCACGCAAAATGTAAAATGTCAGGTGCTCTTTGCCACTCACTACCATGAGTTAACGGAGATGATGAGCCATTTTGAGAATGTGCATGATTTTCATATGTCGGTGAGTGAAAGTTCACATGGGATAGAGTTCACATATCGACTAAAAAGTGGAGCTGCCGGTAAAAGCTACGGAATTGAAGTGGCTAAGCTTGCGGGAGTGAAAAACTCTGTGGTGTCGAGGGCGTTTCAAATTCTGTCTCAGTTGGGAGGCTCAACTGAGGGCGAACTCGGAAGTTTGAGTGTGAGTGCGGCGGATGTTGAAAAAACTTTTGAAGGCGGGCTCGATCGCCATGGTGAATACCTGGGTTCTCGTAAATTGAACTCTGAAGAAGCCTATGAGGCGCAAAAAGCAAGCGGTCTAAGTAAGTTTGCCGAAATTAGATCGAAACAAGTCAATGAGAAGGATGATGCTCGAAAATTTCGTGGGCAAGGTCTTCCGGTGACGGCTATGTTAGGGGCTTCCGACATGTCAATTATGCGTGAAATTGTAGAAACTATTCTACAGCTTTCGCAAATTGACGTGAATAATCTAAGCCCTTTAGCAGTTGCGACCGAGGTTGCTGATCTTCAAGCGAAGATACAACTCAACGAAATTGTGAATGGCGGCCGATGCTCTGAAAGAATGCACGAGTTAATGGAGAGTTTGCAGAGAAAAGGTAGCACTTCCACCGAGGGTGGTTCTCACAGTGAAGCATCAAGAAAGTCAGCGTCTAGCGAACCTTACCAAGCGAAACTTCCGTTTTTTGAATGA
- a CDS encoding acyl-CoA thioesterase: MTELILPIHTNSLGSVFGGAIMSWIDIAAAIAAQRHSARPVVTASVDDLHFFAPIHVGWVVNLLASVNYVSKTSMEVGVRVEAENPLKGLRVHTVSAYLTFVALGDDQKPVNVRPLIPETPDQIRRHDRAQQRRMLRLERKKLAGQKK; encoded by the coding sequence ATGACCGAGCTCATCTTACCGATTCATACCAATTCATTAGGTAGTGTTTTTGGTGGTGCGATCATGTCGTGGATAGATATTGCGGCAGCGATTGCAGCACAACGACATAGTGCTAGGCCAGTTGTTACTGCGAGCGTAGATGATCTCCATTTTTTTGCACCTATTCATGTTGGGTGGGTTGTAAACCTACTTGCAAGCGTCAATTATGTATCAAAAACTTCTATGGAAGTGGGAGTGCGAGTAGAGGCCGAAAACCCACTAAAAGGACTGAGAGTTCATACCGTATCAGCTTATTTAACATTTGTAGCTCTCGGGGATGATCAAAAGCCTGTAAATGTAAGGCCTTTGATACCTGAGACTCCAGATCAAATTCGAAGACATGATAGAGCACAACAGCGAAGAATGTTGCGTCTAGAGCGAAAGAAACTTGCTGGGCAAAAGAAATAG
- a CDS encoding DNA-binding response regulator, giving the protein MLRDVLTQKGLSNREAEVAELVTKGLSNKEVANQLFVTEKTVKFHLTNIYKKMNVKSRSQLIVWCMPHMSFQESESEIRKPEATAAPINNAIPAGNAVIAQNEPTILPGAGNRFGGFGGGQNTGGNSGF; this is encoded by the coding sequence ATGCTCAGAGACGTACTTACCCAAAAGGGTTTATCGAATCGAGAAGCTGAAGTCGCAGAATTGGTGACTAAAGGCTTGTCTAACAAGGAAGTGGCCAACCAACTTTTTGTAACTGAAAAGACTGTCAAATTTCATCTGACGAATATTTATAAAAAGATGAATGTGAAGTCACGGTCACAACTTATAGTTTGGTGCATGCCTCACATGTCATTCCAGGAATCAGAGTCAGAAATCCGAAAGCCAGAAGCTACTGCGGCTCCGATCAACAACGCAATCCCAGCTGGTAATGCGGTAATTGCTCAGAACGAGCCAACTATATTACCTGGCGCAGGGAATCGCTTTGGCGGTTTTGGTGGCGGTCAGAATACTGGTGGCAATTCAGGCTTCTAA
- a CDS encoding zinc carboxypeptidase, translating to MSFFEYDWQERLVDDYSDFVKCRTLAVVKENRKGLVDGVRSSFLSTLSRVSQIDNRSDGIPEYQVKGFEIIGDQSTHDESDPVFVLIGGVHGLERIGSQVVLSYIESLFNRMGWDDELISSFNKVKFLSIPILNPVGIHSLTRSNGNGVDLMRNAPVDSDEASIFPIAGHRTSPRLPYYRGKLGAPMEAESQALVDFVFEHIKKSRFVIALDVHSGFGARDRLWYPHAKTTKAFEKTKEALHLMSAFEGAFKNHVYLIEPQSKSYTTHGDLWDYLYELYSKENPTGLFLPWTLEMGSWMWIRKNPRQLFNASGIFDPILPHRKKRILRRHMPLLDFFLKAGANHSKIFRRNAS from the coding sequence ATGAGCTTCTTTGAATATGATTGGCAAGAGCGTCTCGTCGACGACTACAGTGATTTCGTCAAATGTCGCACGTTAGCGGTTGTAAAAGAAAACCGTAAAGGCCTCGTAGATGGAGTGCGGTCGAGCTTTCTCTCAACACTATCTCGAGTTTCACAAATTGATAATCGATCAGATGGTATACCCGAGTACCAAGTGAAGGGTTTTGAAATCATAGGTGATCAATCTACTCACGATGAGAGTGACCCTGTGTTTGTTTTGATTGGCGGCGTGCATGGCCTTGAGAGAATTGGCAGCCAAGTGGTTCTCAGCTACATAGAGAGTTTGTTTAATCGGATGGGATGGGATGATGAATTGATCTCGAGCTTCAATAAAGTGAAGTTTCTTTCCATCCCAATTCTTAATCCGGTGGGAATACACAGTTTGACTCGCTCCAACGGAAACGGAGTTGATCTCATGAGGAATGCTCCGGTTGACTCTGATGAAGCCAGTATATTCCCCATCGCCGGTCACCGAACAAGCCCTCGCCTGCCCTACTATCGAGGCAAGTTAGGTGCTCCTATGGAGGCGGAATCACAAGCTTTAGTAGATTTTGTTTTCGAACATATCAAAAAATCCCGTTTTGTGATTGCCCTTGATGTTCACTCAGGTTTCGGTGCGCGAGATCGGCTTTGGTATCCACATGCGAAGACCACTAAGGCGTTTGAAAAGACGAAAGAAGCTCTCCATTTGATGAGTGCCTTTGAGGGAGCATTTAAGAACCATGTCTATTTGATCGAGCCTCAGTCAAAGTCTTACACAACCCACGGCGATCTATGGGATTACCTCTACGAACTCTACTCTAAAGAAAACCCGACAGGCCTGTTTTTGCCATGGACATTAGAGATGGGGTCATGGATGTGGATTAGAAAGAACCCACGCCAGCTGTTTAATGCCAGCGGAATATTTGACCCGATTCTGCCTCACAGAAAAAAGCGAATTCTAAGGAGGCATATGCCCTTACTGGACTTCTTTTTAAAAGCTGGTGCGAACCATTCTAAGATTTTCCGAAGGAATGCGAGTTAG